One Hypomesus transpacificus isolate Combined female chromosome 6, fHypTra1, whole genome shotgun sequence DNA segment encodes these proteins:
- the znf395b gene encoding zinc finger protein 395b — protein MAATGPGAADEASPSRPPSCPSTAQSGMPSRPPRSELQESLVYMQCCGQDSVKGMPSTGPADNHQGPVFFPQRRTEGGWANPPAPMQTTTPIMPRFRSPESVEMDEIMAAMVLTSLSCSPVVQSVPQSEPTPGPAGPPGDMECAGGELSDSGSSGYWSWDHGNVSPAPSPSVTEMDSSPDEGLHMEPEQWEELTGRKSKSSSRGAYRCLWPGCGKVLTSSVGMKRHVRVLHLGSGSEHSQREEDFYYTKFSSEVSVDTGPVPQTQTPHTPWASCGSPPSSDLQIPPGPRPRSNSGPLQPCSLSRSAPSGLWQIHTEHLYQACSPVQVTVASQTPASQCWTPPISVCGHTNAQTVRPRCRSVSVGEQWLQQNSTTSRLQTMTSSPSRAHCSFRKGRGEAKKCRKVYGVERKDQWCTACRWKKACQRFPD, from the exons ATGGCAGCTACGGGACCAGGGGCAGCGGATGAGGCCTCGCCTTCACGGCCCCCGTCCTGTCCCTCCACAGCCCAGTCAGGGATGCCCAGCAGGCCCCCCAGGTCGGAGCTCCAGGAGAGTCTG gtgTACATGCAGTGCTGTGGGCAGGACAGCGTCAAAGGGATGCCCAGTACCGGCCCAGCGGACAATCATCAGGGGCCTGTCTTCTTCccccagaggaggacagaggggggcTGGGCCAACCCCCCAGCGCCAATGCAGACTACAACTCCCATAATGCCCAG ATTTCGGAGTCCAGAGTCGGTGGAGATGGATGAGATCATGGCCGCCATGGTTCTGACCAGCTTGTCCTGCAGTCCTGTTGTCCAGAGTGTCCCCCAGTCAGAACCCACCCCTGGGCCAG CCGGGCCCCCGGGGGACATGGAGTGCGCTGGCGGCGAGCTGTCTGACAGCGGCAGCAGCGGCTACTGGAGCTGGGACCATGGTAACgtcagccccgccccctccccgtcCGTCACAGAGATGGACAGCAGCCCAGACGAAGGGCTGCACATGGAGCCGGAGCAGTGGGAGGAGCTAACTGGCAGGAAGTCAAAG agctCCTCCAGAGGGGCCTACAGGTGCTTGTGGCCAGGCTGTGGGAAGGTGCTCACCTCCTCGGTCGGGATGAAGAGACACGTCAGGGTGCTGCACCTGGG aagTGGATCAGAGCACtcgcagagagaggaagacttcTACTACACTAAGTTCTCTAGTGAAGTGTCAGTGGACACCGGCCCGGtaccccagacccagaccccccacaccccctggGCCTCCTgtggctctcctccctcctcagacCTGCAGATCCCCccaggacccagacccaggTCCAACTCTGGCCCGCTCCAGCCCTGCTCGCTCAGCCGTTCTGCCCCCAGCGGCCTCTGGCAGATCCACACTGAGCACCTTTATCAG GCCTGCTCTCCTGTCCAGGTGACGGTGGCCTCCCAGACCCCCGCCTCCCAGTGCTGGACTCCCCCCATCTCAGTGTGTGGCCATACAAATGCTCAG aCGGTGCGACCTCGCTGCAGGTCTGTCAGTGTGGGAGAGCAGTGGCTGCAGCAGAACAGCACCACCAGCAGGCTCCAGACCATGACTTCATCCCCCTCCCGCGCTCACTGCTCCTTCAG GAAGGGACGGGGAGAGGCCAAGAAATGCCGTAAGGTTTACGGTGTGGAGCGCAAAGACCAATGGTGCACAGCCTGTCGCTGGAAAAAAGCATGCCAGCGCTTCCCTGActaa
- the pnocb gene encoding prepronociceptin b, which translates to MKSPVWSLLLLAYLCSPGRSDCQGECLACGLRVAQQQAFNTLVCLLECEGLVSPSLTWELCQQAEELPQYSLPPEGGAVSKRTGEEFALIPEDLQSDGELLYSAGMARFQQEGDLERRSAQFDSPQLGSTEEGEGLGLGLEEREEGVTGELQKGDDATPFDVSKRFGGFLKGRHGYRKLMGSVGRPLQKRYGGFIGIRKSARKWNNQKRVGQLLRQYLGISSRSGRFRSGPGARRPSPL; encoded by the exons aTGAAGAGCCCAGTGTGGAGCCTGCTTCTGCTGGCCTACCTGTGTTCCCCTGGAAGGAGTGACTGTCAGGGGGAATGTCTGGCCTGTGGCCTCCGTGTGGCCCAGCAACAGGCCTTCAACACtctg GTGTGTCTGTTGGAGTGTGAGGGCCTTGTGTCTCCCTCCCTTACCTGGGAGCTGTGTCAACAGGCTGAAGAGCTACCACAGTACTCTTTACCACCAGAGGGGGGCGCTGTGTCCAAGAGAACAGGAGAAGAGTTCGCCTTGATTCCAGAGGACCTGCAGTCTGACGGAGAACTGCTCTACTCCGCTGGCATGGCACGCTTCCAACAGGAGGGGGACCTTGAACGACGCAGTGCCCAGTTCGACTCTCCTCAGCTGGGCTCGaccgaggagggagagggtctgggtctgggtctggaggagagggaggagggcgtgACGGGTGAGCTCCAGAAAGGGGATGATGCGACCCCTTTTGACGTTTCCAAGCGCTTCGGGGGCTTCCTGAAGGGTCGCCATGGATACAGGAAGCTGATGGGCTCCGTCGGAAGGCCCCTGCAGAAACGCTACGGCGGCTTCATCGGGATCAGGAAGTCGGCCCGTAAATGGAACAACCAGAAGCGCGTGGGCCAGCTGCTGAGGCAGTACCTGGGCATCAGCAGCCGCTCCGGAAGGTTCCGCAGCGGACCTGGGGCCAGGAGACCGAGCCCACTGTAG
- the il17a/f3 gene encoding interleukin 17a/f3 has protein sequence MLLLMTCRVLLTLGLVMLGLAAKTELQKKRYKGVKGVKLILDSSLKTPPDVVTHLNKKSLSPWTYRDIHDMDRIPERLSQAECISSYCEFPHGGEDMGFESKPISYQTLVLRRIPSPGRRRGNKGPTTSNNPVFRLESEIVTVGCTCVVPNIIQQDYY, from the exons ATGCTTCTGTTAATG ACGTGCAGAGTTCTGCTGACTCTGGGACTGGTGATGCTAGGGCTTGCTGCCAAGACAGAGCTACAGAAGAAGAGATACAAGGGTGTGAAGGGTGTGAAATTAATCCTGGATTCCAGTCTGAAAACCCCCCCTGACGTTGTCACACATTTAAACAAgaagtccctctctccctggacaTACAG AGACATCCATGACATGGACCGCATTCCCGAGCGGTTGTCCCAGGCAGAGTGCATTAGCTCCTACTGTGAGTTCCCCCACGGAGGGGAGGACATGGGGTTTGAATCCAAGCCTATCTCCTACCAGACCCTAGTCCTGCGCAGGATCCCCTCCCCGGGCCGGAGGAGGGGAAACAAGGGACCGACAACTAGTAACAACCCTGTGTTCAGGTTGGAGAGTGAGATTGTAACCGTGGGCTGCACCTGTGTAGTTCCCAATATTATCCAGCAGGATTACTACTAG
- the stmn4 gene encoding stathmin-4 yields the protein MTLAAYKEKMKELPLVSLFCSCLNPQTTDKPTYKAEDAVDLGWCAIKDVEVKELNKRTSGQAFEVILKPPSFDGVPELNASMPQRRDPSLEEIQKKLEAAEERRKCQEAELLKHLAEKREHEREVIQKAFEENNNFIKNAKEKLEQKMEANKENREALLAAMLERLQEKDKHAEEVRKNKELKEEACR from the exons ATGACGTTGGCAG CATACAAGGAGAAGATGAAAGAGCtccccctggtgtctctcttctGCTCCTGTCTCAATCCCCAGACAACAGACAAGCCCACATACAAGGCAGAAG ATGCGGTGGACCTGGGCTGGTGTGCCATCAAGGACGTGgaggtgaaggagctgaacaAGCGGACTTCAGGACAGGCCTTTGAGGTCATCCTCAAGCCTCCCTCGTTTGATGGCGTGCCAGAGCTCAACGCCTCCATGCCCCAGCGCAGAGACCCCTCCCTGGAGGAGATCCAGAAGAAACTGGAGGCcgcagaggagagaaggaag TGCCAAGAGGCAGAGCTGCTGAAGCACCTGGCAGAGAAGCGAGAGCACGAGCGGGAAGTGATCCAAAAGGCCTTCGAGGAGAACAACAATTTTATCAAGAACGCCAAGGAGAAGCTGGAGCAGAAGATGGAGGCcaacaaggagaacagggagGCTCTTCTGGCGGCCATGCTGGAACGACTGCAGGAGAAA GACAAACACGCAGAGGAAGTGAGGAAGAacaaggagctgaaggaggaggcATGTCGGTAG
- the mcm3 gene encoding DNA replication licensing factor MCM3, whose product MATDVVDDQEMREAQRDYLDFLDDDQDQGVYQSKVRDMISENNCRLIVNINDLRRRNEARAARLMNNAFEELIAFQRALKDAVASVDATYAKQYEEFFVGLEGSFGHKHVTPRTLTARLLGSLVCVEGIITKCSLVRPKVVRSVHYCPATKKTIERKYSDLTSLDAFPSSAIYPTKDEENNPLETEFGLSIYKDHQTVTVQEMPEKAPAGQLPRSLDIILDNDLVDVAKPGDRVQVVGTYRCLPSKKGGYTSGTFRTIMIACQVKQMCKEVSPFFSADDVSKIKNFSKSRSKDVFDQLARSLAPSIHGHEYIKKAILCMLLGGVEKVLENGSRIRGDINILLIGDPSVAKSQLLRYVLQTAPRAIATTGRGSSGVGLTAAVTTDQETGERRLEAGAMVLADRGVVCIDEFDKMSDMDRTAIHEVMEQGRVTIAKAGIHARLNARCSVLAAANPVYGRYDQYKTPMENIGLQDSLLSRFDLLFIVLDQMDPEQDRQISDHVLRMHRYRDPREHEGAAMAMGGAVDILATEDPDAVQAEQEEMQVYEKHNNLLHGSRRHRDKVVSKEFMRKYIHIAKVLTPVLTQEAANHIAEEYTRLRSQEQMGLDIARTSPVTARTLETLIRLSTAHAKARMSKTVELVDSEVAVELVQFAYFKKVLEKEKKRSRQEGDSGSEEEEEVSASQPTPRSQKKRSRRASQSSEPYDPYDFSGEKNIPEIQAGTPKPSETQEEAGPMDDVVPPSQEGQTAVSVERLKEFKSSLLEVFRTAHAQSVGMQSLMSSMNKDRQAPFTPDEVRAALARMQDDNQVMVANDIIFLI is encoded by the exons ATGGCGACCGACGTCGTTGATGATCAAGAGATGAGAGAGGCTCAGAGAGATTATCTGGACTTCCTGGACGACGAT CAAGACCAAGGCGTGTACCAGAGCAAGGTCCGCGACATGATCAGCGAGAACAACTGTCGCCTCATTGTCAACATCAACGACCTGAGACGCCGGAACGAAGCCAGGGCAGCCAG GTTAATGAACAATGCGTTCGAGGAGCTGATAGCGTTCCAGCGTGCGCTGAAGGATGCGGTGGCCTCAGTGGACGCCACCTATGCCAAGCAATACGAGGAGTTCTTTGTGGGTCTGGAGGGCAGCTTTGGCCACAAACACGTCACTCCTCGCACCCTCACTGCTCGCCTGTTGGGcagcttggtgtgtgtggaaGGCATCATCACCAAGT gcTCTCTGGTGCGTCCCAAGGTGGTTCGTAGCGTCCACTACTGTCCAGCAACCAAGAAGACCATAGAGCGCAAATACTCTGATTTGACCTCCCTGGACGCCTTCCCCTCCAGCGCCATCTACCCAACCAAG gacgAGGAGAACAACCCCCTGGAGACAGAGTTCGGCCTGTCCATCTACAAGGACCACCAGACGGTGACCGTGCAGGAGATGCCAGAGAAGGCCCCTGCAGGCCAGCTGCCCCGCTCGCTGGACATCATCTTGGACAACGACCTGGTGGACGTGGCCAAGCCCGGGGACCGGGTGCAGGTGGTGGGCACCTACCGCTGCCTGCCCAGCAAGAAGGGGGGGTACACTTCTGGCACCTTCAG gACCATAATGATAGCCTGTCAGGTGAAGCAGATGTGTAAGGAAgtgtctcccttcttctctgctGACGACGTGTCCAAGATCAAGAACTTCAGCAAATCACGGTCCAAG gacgTGTTTGACCAACTGGCTCGGTCCCTGGCCCCCAGTATCCATGGTCACGAGTACATCAAGAAGGCCATTCTGTGCATGCTgctgggaggggtggagaaggtTCTGGAGAACGGCTCACGCATCCGTGGAGACATCAACATCCTGCTCATAG gTGACCCGTCGGTGGCTAAGTCCCAGCTGCTGCGCTACGTGCTGCAGACGGCCCCCAGGGCCATCGCCACCACCGGCAGAGGCTCCTCCGGGGTCGGCCTCACCGCCGCCGTCACCACCGACCAGGAGACCG GCGAGCGTCGCTTGGAGGCTGGGGCGATGGTGCTGGCGGACAGGGGCGTGGTCTGTATCGACGAGTTCGACAAGATGTCGGACATGGACCGCACGGCGATCCACGAGGTGATGGAGCAGGGCCGTGTCACCATCGCCAAGGCAGGCATCCACGCCAGGCTGAACGCACGCTGCAGCGTGCTGGCCGCCGCCAACCCCGTCTACGGCCGG tATGACCAGTACAAGACTCCTATGGAGAACATCGGTCTGCAGGACTCTCTGCTGTCTCGCTTCGACCTGCTCTTCATCGTGCTGGACCAGATGGACCCAGAGCAGGACCGGCAGATCTCTGACCACGTGCTGCGCATGCACCGCTACAGAGACCCGCGGGAGCACGAGGGcgccg CCATGGCCATGGGCGGGGCAGTAGACATCCTGGCCACTGAGGACCCTGATGCTGTGCAGgcggagcaggaggagatgCAGGTGTACGAGAAACACAACAACCTGCTGCACGGAAGCCGgcgacacag GGACAAGGTGGTCAGTAAGGAGTTCATGAGGAAATACATCCACATCGCTAAGGTGTTGACCCCCGTGCTGACTCAGGAAGCAGCCAATCACATCGCAGAGGAGTACACCAGACTGAGGAGTCAGGAACAGATGGGCCTAGACATTGCCAGG ACCTCCCCGGTGACGGCCCGTACCCTGGAGACCCTGATCCGTCTGTCGACCGCACACGCCAAGGCCCGCATGAGCAAGACCGTGGAGCTGGTAGACTCGGAGGTTGCCGTGGAGCTCGTCCAGTTTGCCTACTTCAAAAAG GTtctggagaaagaaaagaagcgCTCTAGACAGGAAGGGGATTCTgggtcagaggaggaagaggaggtgtcTGCCTCTCAACCCACGCCGCGCTCCCAGAAGAAGAG GAGTCGCCGTGCGTCCCAGAGCAGTGAACCCTACGACCCCTATGACTTCTCAGGAGAGAAGAACATCCCTGAGA TTCAGGCCGGCACCCCCAAACCCAGCGAGACACAGGAAGAGGCGGGGCCTATGGATGACGTGGTGCCGCCTAGCCAGGAAGGACAGACAGCTGTCTCTGTTGAGAG GCTGAAGGAGTTCAAGTCCTCTCTCCTGGAGGTGTTCCgtactgcacatgctcagtctgTGGGCATGCAGAGCCTGATGTCCAGCATGAATAAGGATCGCCAGGCCCCCTTCACCCCCGACGAGGTCCGCGCCGCGCTCGCACGCATGCAGGACGACAACCAGGTCATGGTGGCCAACGACATCATCTTCCTCATCTGA
- the paqr8 gene encoding membrane progestin receptor beta, producing the protein MSDTLTLSVRQLSRLPHISDLLVSLPSPSPTVPAYLVPSLFREPYILSGYRPVGQDWRCYLLSLFQRHNESLNVWSHLLTGPLLLLRFWALVGAWGPSLELASLPLCLYLLSALTYLCCSATAHLLQSHSELAHYSLFFLDYVGVAVYQYGCALGHYFYCSQPAWRESSVGSWYLPGAFLLGWLSCASCCFAKSRYRRPYPLHRKVCQLVPTSLAYLLDISPVAHRLATQTWKDDPALPLHSFQVAFFLLAAFFFSCPIPERFFPGRCDILGQAHQIFHVFLSLCTVCQLEAIAGDYSRRRDTLLEVYGERKLCFAGVSFVVLVFCSALTAFLMRRQVQRRLGKGQE; encoded by the coding sequence ATGTCCGACACCCTGACTCTGAGCGTGAGGCAGCTCAGCCGTCTCCCCCACATCTCTGACCTCCtcgtctccctgccctcccccagccccacagTCCCCGCTTACCTCGTCCCCAGCCTCTTCAGGGAGCCCTACATCCTATCGGGCTACCGGCCCGTGGGCCAAGACTGGCGCTGCTACCTCCTCAGTCTGTTCCAGAGGCACAACGAGTCTCTGAACGTGTGGAGCCACCTGCTAACAGGGCCCCTGTTGCTGCTGCGTTTCTGGGCCCTCGTAGGGGCATGGGGTCCCAGTCTGGAACtggcctccctgcccctctgccTCTACCTGCTGTCTGCCCTCACCTACCTGTGCTGCAGCGCTACAGCCCACCTGCTGCAGTCTCACTCGGAGCTGGCCCACTACTCGTTGTTCTTCCTGGACTACGTGGGGGTGGCGGTGTACCAGTACGGCTGCGCCCTGGGACACTACTTCTACTGCTCGCAGCCTGCCTGGAGGGAGAGCAGCGTGGGGTCCTGGTACCTCCCTGGAGCCTTCCTCCTGGGGTGGCTCTCCTGTGCTTCCTGCTGCTTCGCCAAGTCGCGTTATCGCCGACCGTACCCGCTCCACCGCAAGGTTTGCCAGCTGGTGCCCACCAGCCTGGCGTACCTGCTGGACATCAGCCCCGTGGCTCATCGCCTGGCCACCCAGACCTGGAAAGATGACCCAGCGCTGCCCCTCCATAGCTTCCAGGTGGCTTTCTTCCTGCTGGccgccttcttcttctcctgtccCATTCCTGAGCGCTTCTTCCCAGGTCGCTGTGACATCCTGGGTCAGGCCCACCAGATCTTCCATGTGTTTCTGTCACTGTGCACCGTCTGTCAGTTGGAGGCCATAGCGGGGGACTATAGCCGGCGGAGGGATACGCTGCTGGAGGTGTatggagagaggaagctgtGCTTCGCCGGTGTGTCTTTTGTAGTGTTGGTGTTCTGTAGTGCCCTGACTGCTTTTCTCATGAGGAGACAAGTTCAGAGAAGACTTGGCAAAGGACAGgagtga